The Candidatus Methanoperedens sp. genomic interval GATAAAAACACGCAATTTTATTAAAGAGATGGCAGACACTTCAAAAGTTCAGGAATATTCAATGGAAATTGATTCTGATGTACTGGAAGTATATGAGGATAAAAAGAACGATCCGAATAACCAGTTATCTATACAGACATTCATTAAGACATCAAGCAGACCGTTTATTCCAGGGAGTTCCGTAAAGGGTGCAATAAGGACTGCATTGCTTTATTCAATGACTCCTAAACCGCTGACTGAAAGCGGAAATATTGAAAAAGATGTTTTTGGATATAGAAATCCACAGGATGATCCTTTCAGAGTTTTGAAAATATCTGATTCTTTACCTTTAGCTTTTGATGATATGAAGATTTATAATGTAAAAACATTTTCAAAAAAGGATAATTTTTCTGCATCAGGGTATAATATGATGTTTGAAGGAACAAAATCATATTATTTTGACAGGGCAGCAGTTGCATCTCATGATATTTGGATAGATGAAGATCTGAAGAAGAAAAGTGAATTCATTGATATAAACATAAAAAAAATAATTTCATCATGCAACGAATTTTATGGAATGGTCATAAACAAAGAATTAGAATTTTTTGGAAGCTCAAAAACAAGTTATGCTTATGAGAAATATGAACAACTGGCAAAAGATATGGAATCCTTAAAAAATGAAAACTCATTTATTTTAAGGCTTGGATGGGGTTCAGCATATAATTCTGTGACCATAAATTTAGCAAAAGAACGACCTGATAATAAAATCTCTCGCCGTCTGATTAAAGGAGAATTCCCACTGGGATGGGTGAAAGTGAAAATTATGGATGAGAAATGAAAATCCTGATACTTACCGTAGGTGGTTCATGCGCACCAATAATTACATCAATCAATCAGAATTCTCCAGATGACGTCCATTTTATCTGTTCTGATGATTTAGATATAGTCAAAGGAAGCTATAATACAGTGACTGGTGATGGAAAAGTATGTGGAAAAGACCCAAAAAATCCAGATGAAGTAAATATTCTTAAACAAGTCGGACTAATTAAGAATAAAGAATGGGAGAAGGAGCACATACATAAAATAAAGAATTTTGATGATCTTAATGATTGCTATATTGAAAGTCTGAGATTACTCAAAAATATTAAAGATAAGAATCCCGGTGCAGAAATCCTTACTGACTATACAGGCGGAACAAAATCCATGAGCGTTGGACTTGGGGCGGCTGCTATGGATATAAGTGGAATAACTGTCTGTCTTGTTAAAGGAACACGAACTGATTTGATAAAAGTTCAAAATGGAACTCAGAGGATACGGCTCACTCAAATGAACATGGTTTTTCTGAAAAGACAGGTTGAAATTGCAGAAAACCGAATGGACAGATATGATTATGATGGCGCCATAAGTGTTCTTGAAGAAACTGCAAAGACTCCAAATTTACCAGCAGAAATCGACACACAAATCGACAAATATCTTAATATTTCGAACGCATATCTGGCATGGGATCGTTTCGACCATATTGAAGCATGGAGATTGCTGCATAATTATCGCAGGTTGTATGTAAAAAATGTGATGTTTTTGGAGGCTGTTATATGGAGCCATAAAAAGTTTGATGAAGATTTCAATAAAAATGCAATAGAAGATCTGAGTCATTCGCAAAAGGGATGTGGTTATGAGCTTGTTGAAGATATTGTTTTAAATGCCCAAAGGAGAGCAAAACAGGGTAGATATGATGATGCCACTGGAAGGCTTTACAGGGCGTTAGAGCTGTTGATTCAATTGAGATTATGGTTAGAGTATTCAATCCTTACTGCCAATATTGATGTGGAAAAACTTCCTGATGTTTATAAAAATGAATATGAAGCAAAAAGAGACAAAAAAGATAACAAAATCAAAATCGGTCTAAAAGAAAGCTATGAATTACTTGTAAAAAAGAACCGTGAAGATCCTCTGGCTAAAATATATACTGAAAAAGAAAAATATCTGTGGAACTCACTAAATGTTAGAAATAATTCACTGTACGCACACGGTCTGACCCCGATTTTGAAAGAGCAATATGAAGAATTCCATAAGATATTTGTTGATGACATTCTGGAAAAATTTCTATTGAATTTTGGAAGTAAACATATTCAAAGATGTCAATTTAATATCAATAATTCAAACAATCCACAATGATTAACCTATGCCCCCATCCCCCTATTCTATCCCTCCACCGCCCCGCCATCCTACGCAACGCCAGAAAGCACAGCATCCTTAAGGAGGCAATACCGCTATGAGAGATGCTAGTGCTCCTCCAAAAAATCCCATTAACAAAGAAATAATCTTACAACAATTCATAGAATCAGTAAAGAAAAAATACAGCGACAAAACCAAGGAAATCCTTCTCTTTGGTAGCTTTGCAAGAAGAGAAGCCACAGAGGAAAGCGATATAGATGTGCTTGTTATTACAAGCGGGAACAGGTTTGAAATGCAGAAAAACCTTTCAGAAATAACTGTTGAAATTTTGCTTCAGACTGGAGTGTATATATCGGCAAAAGCAGTATCAGTTGAAGAGTATTCTTTCATGAAAAAAATAAACACCGGATTTTACCAGAACATTGCAAGAGAGGGTGTGGCGATTGGATGAAGCCGGGCTTCTCATAAAAGAAGCGGAATCAAAATTCATTTCTGCAACATTCCTATTTGAAAAAAGAATGTATAGCGATGCCATTAGCAGGGCATACTACAGCATGCACTACTCAGCGCGGGCACTGCTGAGTACCAGGAATATTTTCCCAAAAACCCACAAAGGGGTCATTGCACAGCTTGGTCTGGAATTTGTAAAAGAGGGTATTATTGAGGATTATTACCTGAAAGCGATAAGCACTGCAAGAGAGATACGCGAAAGGGCTGACTATGGGATAGGATATGAATTCACACACGAAGAAGCCGAGAGTGTAATTGAGTATTCGGAACGGTTTCTTGGGATTGTAAAGAAAGCCATAAAAGAAATTTCAAGTACGAAAAAGGATTAATGAAATCATGGATCGCCTCGTAATCGACGGCTGGGGAAAGTTCATCGGCACAGACCATGAACAGATAATCGTAAAAGAAAAAAAGGATGGTGTAAATACCGTCATACATAGATGCATCCCCCAGGACCTGCGCCAGGTAGTGATCTCAGGCAGGGGCAGCATAAGCACCGATGCCATCGAGCTTCTGGCTGAACACGGCGTGGATGTGGTTCTGATAGACTGGCGCGGCCAGGTCACAGCCTATATTTCCCCGCCTCAGATGAGAACTGTGAACACCCGGCGCGAGCAGTACCGTGCTTTCGATACTCCTGCTGGCACAGTGCTTGCAAAGGAGTTCATTAATGCAAAGCTGCACAACATGTCCGCTACTCTTGGTACACTTTCAAAATCCAGAAAAGATACATTCCCGGATTCAGCAGAAGCGCTAAAAATAGCCAGGGATGCGGCCAATGTCTGGATAGACAAACTTGAAAAGCTGAATATCAAAGGCAAGTCATGCAGTGACATGAGAGAGACCATCATGGGTTATGAGGGAAATGCATCTGCTTCCTACTGGAAATCTATCTTAGCGATAATTCCAGATGAGTTTGGCTTTAAAGACAGGAGCGGAAGATACGCTGCCGATCCTGTCAATGCCATGCTGAACTACGGCTATGGAGTGCTTGAAGGCGAATGCTGGCGTGCAATCCATTACTCAGGTCTTGATCCCTATGGCGGTTTCCTGCATGTAGATCGACCAGGTAAAGCCAGCCTTGTCTATGATATCATGGAAGAGTTCAGGCAGCAGATAGTAGATAAGTCGGTTATAAAGATTTTTTCACTTGGACAGGTAAAACCTGATGATTTCACCATCGAAAATGGGATATGCAAAATGGCTGATGGCGCACGCAAGCTGCTATTGAATGAACTTTTGACCAAGCTTGAAAGCCAGGTGAGATATGAGGATAAGAACCTTAAATGGACTGATCTTATCCTTAACCAGGCCCGGGATGTTGCTCAATTCCTGAGAGGAGATTCTAAAACATATAAGGGGTTCTGGCTACGATGGTAGAGGAGATGCTTGCAGTAAGCGATATTACTCAATATTTTTATTGTCCTCGCAAGGTGTATTTTATGAAAACGCTTGGCATCAAGATCAGAGCTAAACCAAAGATGGATATGGGCAAAGAAGAACATGAAAAGGAGCACCGCCGCGTCAAAGAGAGAAACACAGTATATGGCTTTCCAGAAGAGAAGATAGCTCAGGTTATCCATGACCTTGCTGTGGAGGATATTAAAACAGGTCTTTATGGTATGGTGGATACGACGATCATAATGAAAAGCAAAGAAGTGGTTCCAGTAGATGTTAAATATACAGATGCAGAGAGCGTTAGAATAAATTGGAAAAAACAGTTAATAGCTTATGCTATCCTCCTGGACTCCAGATTTGAGACAACAGTAAGAAGAGGATTTGTTTATTTACCGGCAAAACACCGGCAAATACTGGTTGATATTCCCGATGAAGCCAAGGCCGTATTAAAACAGGATATAATAAAGATAAAAGCTCTGATCGATAGTGAAAAGATGCCACCTATTTCGAAGGGAAATCAGTGTGGTTACTGTGAGATGAAGAAATTCTGTACCTGAGATTGTGCAGACCTTGATAAATACCCTTACGATTTTTAGACCTTCACAAATGGCCCTGGGATTCAAGGCAATAGGAAGCTTTAAACCGCAATAAAGCCTTGTTTTATTGGCTATTTCAGAGCGCTTCCTCGCAAAATGAGGATTGAAATTTCTTATAACCTCAAATCACCATCTCTTTACTGAATATTTCAGAGCGCTTCCTCGCAAAATGAGGATTGAAATAATGTAACAATTTGAATGCCAGAACCTTCTGGTTGTTATTTCAGAGCGCTTCCTCGCAAAATGAGGATTGAAATCTGAGTGATAGAACTTTCTGTTTCTTTTCTGCCAATGATTTCAGAGCGCTTCCTCGCAAAATGAGGATTGAAATATTGATCTTATAATGGTTAAATTGACTTTATCTAAAATTTCAGAGCGCTTCCTCGCAAAATGAGGATTGAAATCTATGCGCGACTCGCGCAACGTTATCAGTCTGGCCAATTTCAGAGCGCTTCCTCGCAAAATGAGGATTGAAATTTAATATCTATATTACCATTACCTAAAAGGTAATCAATTTCAGAGCGCTTCCTCGCAAAATGAGGATTGAAATTCGTGTTGCTGCAACAATTCCAATATTATTATGTTAATTTCAGAGCGCTTCCTCGCAAAATGAGGATTGAAATAGTACTGTACCCGCGATGCAGAATTGACGGCCGAGTTGATTTCAGA includes:
- a CDS encoding TIGR02710 family CRISPR-associated protein; amino-acid sequence: MKILILTVGGSCAPIITSINQNSPDDVHFICSDDLDIVKGSYNTVTGDGKVCGKDPKNPDEVNILKQVGLIKNKEWEKEHIHKIKNFDDLNDCYIESLRLLKNIKDKNPGAEILTDYTGGTKSMSVGLGAAAMDISGITVCLVKGTRTDLIKVQNGTQRIRLTQMNMVFLKRQVEIAENRMDRYDYDGAISVLEETAKTPNLPAEIDTQIDKYLNISNAYLAWDRFDHIEAWRLLHNYRRLYVKNVMFLEAVIWSHKKFDEDFNKNAIEDLSHSQKGCGYELVEDIVLNAQRRAKQGRYDDATGRLYRALELLIQLRLWLEYSILTANIDVEKLPDVYKNEYEAKRDKKDNKIKIGLKESYELLVKKNREDPLAKIYTEKEKYLWNSLNVRNNSLYAHGLTPILKEQYEEFHKIFVDDILEKFLLNFGSKHIQRCQFNINNSNNPQ
- a CDS encoding HEPN domain-containing protein, producing the protein MDEAGLLIKEAESKFISATFLFEKRMYSDAISRAYYSMHYSARALLSTRNIFPKTHKGVIAQLGLEFVKEGIIEDYYLKAISTAREIRERADYGIGYEFTHEEAESVIEYSERFLGIVKKAIKEISSTKKD
- the cas1 gene encoding CRISPR-associated endonuclease Cas1; translated protein: MDRLVIDGWGKFIGTDHEQIIVKEKKDGVNTVIHRCIPQDLRQVVISGRGSISTDAIELLAEHGVDVVLIDWRGQVTAYISPPQMRTVNTRREQYRAFDTPAGTVLAKEFINAKLHNMSATLGTLSKSRKDTFPDSAEALKIARDAANVWIDKLEKLNIKGKSCSDMRETIMGYEGNASASYWKSILAIIPDEFGFKDRSGRYAADPVNAMLNYGYGVLEGECWRAIHYSGLDPYGGFLHVDRPGKASLVYDIMEEFRQQIVDKSVIKIFSLGQVKPDDFTIENGICKMADGARKLLLNELLTKLESQVRYEDKNLKWTDLILNQARDVAQFLRGDSKTYKGFWLRW
- a CDS encoding nucleotidyltransferase domain-containing protein: MRDASAPPKNPINKEIILQQFIESVKKKYSDKTKEILLFGSFARREATEESDIDVLVITSGNRFEMQKNLSEITVEILLQTGVYISAKAVSVEEYSFMKKINTGFYQNIAREGVAIG
- the csm5 gene encoding type III-A CRISPR-associated RAMP protein Csm5 is translated as MKMIVETLTPVFIGSGESIEPYEYFIKDRFYRINLSKFILSLDKANKEEFLKISSSDMIKTRNFIKEMADTSKVQEYSMEIDSDVLEVYEDKKNDPNNQLSIQTFIKTSSRPFIPGSSVKGAIRTALLYSMTPKPLTESGNIEKDVFGYRNPQDDPFRVLKISDSLPLAFDDMKIYNVKTFSKKDNFSASGYNMMFEGTKSYYFDRAAVASHDIWIDEDLKKKSEFIDINIKKIISSCNEFYGMVINKELEFFGSSKTSYAYEKYEQLAKDMESLKNENSFILRLGWGSAYNSVTINLAKERPDNKISRRLIKGEFPLGWVKVKIMDEK
- the cas4 gene encoding CRISPR-associated protein Cas4, whose translation is MVEEMLAVSDITQYFYCPRKVYFMKTLGIKIRAKPKMDMGKEEHEKEHRRVKERNTVYGFPEEKIAQVIHDLAVEDIKTGLYGMVDTTIIMKSKEVVPVDVKYTDAESVRINWKKQLIAYAILLDSRFETTVRRGFVYLPAKHRQILVDIPDEAKAVLKQDIIKIKALIDSEKMPPISKGNQCGYCEMKKFCT